Proteins found in one Kwoniella bestiolae CBS 10118 chromosome 1, complete sequence genomic segment:
- a CDS encoding nicotinate (nicotinamide) nucleotide adenylyltransferase: protein MAANGFKSPAPVLPGLGLHSFHNDSPPFAGAATSEHGDPEYLSLESSQTLPLSSPHDDSHLLPERHQQHGYGPTPTGKTGIHPTLPRLPSSSSVHTIQPTPKIDAPVPQRIPIPSTSSTEDDLSLSSSRSRRLVSGYLFGNPPSPLDPKALAEEAGGGRGRRPSPESEEGRYPLPTPPIKEDTDSPPLSEAFKSYSSPNPNINQRTLSAQSSAASIEKRTGEISLNDSPEYRPASSTEATAGTEANSVGVTNQTGLVKLTNNPEQNDGAKQNQNGSGSTRRSKSKEPGQGYDALDGLNDGEADLDLSAPQATDGGSGAYLRGEMDYSFPRHRLRKTMKDESKIPLVIVACGSFSPPTYLHLRMFEMAKDEIIESQTYEIMAGYYSPVSSYYKKSGLAPANHRVRMCELAVEHTSTWLMVDPWEAGQPEYQRTAIVLDHFDEMLNGGKNGEGGVVMGDGKKRRYKIMLLAGGDLIESFGEPGVWSEPDLHIILGRFGCLIVERAGSDVWAFLLSHDILYHHRRNVIVIKQLIYNDISSTKVRLFVRRGMSIKYLLPNSVIQYIYDNKLYRFTDVKATIG from the exons ATGGCTGCAAACGGGTTCAAATCACCCGCACCGGTCTTACCTGGACTGGGTCTGCATAGCTTTCATAATGATTC CCCCCCATTCGCAGGTGCAGCAACGTCCGAACATGGTGATCCAGAATACCTCTCTTTAGAATCCAGCCAAACATTACCCTTATCTTCACCTCATGACGACTCACATCTCTTACCTGAACGACATCAGCAGCATGGCTATGGTCCAACACCAACAGGGAAGACCGGTATCCACCCAACCCTCCCTCgtctcccatcctcatcatctgtacATACCATCCAACCCACTCCCAAGATAGACGCCCCAGTCCCACAGAGGATACCTATCCCCTCGACCAGCTCCACGGAAGACGACCTGTCCCTATCGTCTAGCAGATCTAGGAGGCTGGTGTCAGGCTACCTATTTGGTAATCCGCCTTCACCACTTGACCCCAAAGCCCTagcagaagaagcaggaggaggaagaggtagacgACCGAGTCCAGAATCTGAGGAGGGTCGATATCCATTACCCACTCCGCCCATCAAGGAAGATACGGACTCACCACCTTTATCAGAAGCTTTCAAATCTTATTCTTCCCCTAATCCCAATATCAACCAGCGTACCCTCTCTGCGCAAAGTTCAGCTGCATCCATCGAAAAGCGAACGGGGGAGATTTCCTTGAATGATTCACCAGAGTATAGACCAGCCTCCTCGACAGAAGCTACAGCTGGTACCGAGGCAAATTCGGTCGGAGTGACGAACCAGACTGGATTAGTCAAGTTGACGAATAATCCAGAACAGAATGATGGCGCCAAACAGAATCagaatgggagtgggagtacGAGGAGGTCAAAGTCAAAAGAACCTGGACAAGGATATGATGCGTTAGATGGACTTAATGATGGCGAAGCGGATTTGGACCTGAGCGCACCGCAGGCTACGGATGGTGGGTCCGGGGCATATCTtagaggggagatggactATAGTTTCCCAAGGCATAGgctgaggaagacgatgaaag ATGAGAGTAAAATCCCCTTGGTCATAG TCGCCTGTGgttccttctctcctcctacTTATCTTCACTTGAGAATGTTCGAAATGGccaaagatgagattatAGAATCTCAGACATACGAGATTATGGCAGGGTATTATTCGCCTGT ATCATCATACTACAAGAAATCAGGTCTCGCCCCAGCCAATCACAGAGTAAGGATGTGCGAGCTCGCTGTCGAGCACACCTCGACATGGTTGATGGTGGACCCGTGGGAAGCTGGTCAACCGGAGTATCAACGAACCGCTATAGTCTTAGATCACttcgatgagatgttgaATGGCGGGAAGAATGGTGAAGGGGGAgtggtgatgggtgatggcaagaagaggagatataAGATCATGTTGCTTGCTGGTGGGGATTTAATTGAGAGTTTTGGTGAACCGGGAGTGTGGAGTGAacctgat CTGCACATCATCCTCGGTCGATTCGGTTGTCTCATCGTTGAAAGAGCCGGATCGGACGTATGGGCATTCTTGCTTTCCcatgatatactgtatcaccacag ACGCAATGTCATAGTGATAAAGCAGTTGATATATAACGATATATCTTCGACTAAAGTCAGATTGTTCgtcagaagaggaatgagTATAAA GTATCTCTTACCAAATAGCGTCATCCAGTATATCTACGATAATAAGCTATACAGGTTTACCGATGTCAAAGCGACGATAGGGTAG